The Candidatus Krumholzibacteriia bacterium region ATCGCCGTGTCCTCGGCCCCCCGCTTCTCACGCTCGGCACGCAGTTCGTGGACGATCTTGCCAGAGCACAGCAGGACGCGTTGCACCTCGCCACCCGCGGCGTCGACCAGGACGGGACGGAAGGCACCGTCGATCAGTTCCTCACGTGGGCTGCTCGACGCCTTGGACCGCAGCATTCCCTTGGGGGTGAACACCACGAGCGGTTTGCGCCACTTCCGCAGCGCCTGGCGCCGCAGGAGGTGGAAGTACTGCGCCGCCGTCGACGGCTGGACGATCTGGATGTTGTGTTCGCTCGCCAGCTGCAGGAAGCGCTCGAGACGGGCACTGGAGTGCTCGGGGCCCTGCCCCTCGTATCCGTGCGGAAGGAGGAGGACCAGGCCGCTCAACAGTGACCATTTGTCCTCGCCGGCCGCCAGGAACTGGTCGATGATGATCTGACCGCCGTTGGCGAAATCCCCGAACTGCGCCTCCCAGGCTATGAGCCCGTCGGGATAGTCGCGACTGAAGCCGTACTCGAAACCCAGGACGGCCGCCTCGCTGAGCGGCGAGTCGATGATCTCGAAGCAGGCGTCGCCCGTCGCCAGGCCCGCCAGCGGCACGTGGGATTGCCCTGTCTCGGCGTCGAGCAGCGCCGCGTTGCGATGATTGAAGGTTCCGCGACGGGAGTCCTGGCCCGACAGACGCACGAGACGTCCCTCCCGAAGCAGGGCACCGAAGGCGCAGGCCTCGGCCGTGCCGTAGTCCAGGGGAGCCTCGCCGCGCACCATGGCCACGCGTTGCCCGACGAACTTCTGCACCTTGCGGTGCACGGTGAAGCCCTCCGGAGTGGTCCCGAGCGCGTCGGCCACGGCGTCGAGCGCTTCGGCATCGACCGCGGTCGCGACCTCGTCGTCGGGGTCGTACTGCCCGCCCTCGTACTCGTCCCAGTAGTAGGGCATCTGACGGAAGACCGGGCGCCGTTCGGCCGATCGACCCTCGTCGAGCGCCGTCGAGTACCTCTGTTCGATCTCCTTGCGCATGGCGTCGACGGTCTCGGACGGCACGTCCCACTGCTCGGCGACCTGCTCGTACAGCAGTCCCCGCCGGCCGATCTTCTCGTAGAGGGTCGGCGACGTGGTCGTGGGGTCCTCGACCTCGCTGTGGCCGTAGCGCCGGTAGCCGATCAGGTCGATCAACACGTCGTCGCCGAAACGCTGGCGGTACTCGAAGGCGATCCGGCCGGCGCGCTCGATCGCGGCGAGGTCCTCGCCGTTGACGTGGAGGATCGGGATCTCCAACCGTTTGGCCGCGTCGCTGGCGTAGCGTGACGAGTGCAGCGAGACGGGCTCGGCCGTGAAGCCGATCAGGTTGTTCACGATCACGTGGATGGTTCCGCCCACGTCGTAGCCGGGCAGCTCCGCCATGTTCAGGGTCTCGGACGTGATGCCCTGACCGGCGAAGGCCGCGTCGCCGTGCAGGCAGATCGGGATCACCCGGGACGGACCCTGCTCGCCCAGACGCGTCTGACGTGCCCGGGCCCGGCCCGCGACGACGGGATTCACGGCCTCGAGATGGCTGGGATTGCTCGCGAGGTGGACCCGGACCTCTCCGCCCTCCGGGCGGCGGTGCACCCCCGTGGCGCCCATGTGGTACTTCACGTCGCCACTGCCGAGGGTGCTCCGTGGGTCGACGTCCTCCAGTCCCGCGAAGAGCGAGGCGTGGGGCACGCCGACCGTCTCGACCATGACCGTGAGGCGTCCGCGGTGGCTCATTCCCAACAGCGCCAGCTCCGCCTGGGCCGAGGCGGCGCCGTCGAGGATCGTGTCGAGCATCGGGATCAGACCCGCAGCGCCCTCCAGAGAGTAACGTTTGCTGCCGACGTAACGTCGATGCAGGAAACGCTCGAAGAGTTCGGCTTCCATCAGCCGGCGCAGCATGCGGTCGCGGTCGAGGGCCTCGACCTCGTCGTCCTCGAGTGCGCGCGCGATCCACACCGCGCGCTCGCGGTCGCCGATGTGCATGAACTCGGCGCCGATGCTGCCCGCGTAGGAGCGCTCGAGTCGGGCGCGCCGATCGTCGTCGGCGGTGTCGAGCAGGTCCTCGATGTCGGGGTGCACCGCGCGTTCGATGCGCGCGAGCGGATCGATCGTGGCGTGCAGGTGCGCCCAGCGACGGTAGGCGACCGCGAGGGGGTCGTGCCAGTCGTCGGGAAGCGTCGGATCGTTGGCGCCGGTCGAGCGCCTGCGCGGTCGCGTGGTAGTCATGATCGTGGGCGAGCGCTCGGGCAGGGGGCACGAGAAACCTTGCGCGCGGTATTCAGGCTAAAGTAGACGGTTCCGTGATCTGCGCCAAGGGCGGCGCCCTCGAATCCCGGGAGGTCCGGCGTGGACGGACTACAGCTCGCGTTGGCGATCACCGCCACCCTCGGACTGGCGGCCGTCCTGGTCCTCCTGCTCCGGACGCGGGGGCTGCGTCGGCGGCTGCTCCTGGCCCTGGCGCTGGCGTCCCTGTTGCCCTCGGCGACGGTGGCCGTGGTGCTGGCGCTCAATGCGCGTTCGGTCCTGGCGGTGCTCGACGCGCCGGGTCCGCAGAGTGCCGTCGACGGCGGACTGGGCCTCGCGCGCGCCTACCTGGAGGAAGGGGGCCGGGACCTGCACCACCGCACCGACGCCTGGGTCCGCGCCCTGGCCGAGGGGCGGAGCCCGGTGGTGGAGCGACCCGGCCACACGGGCTGGCGCCTGGTGGACGTACCGGAGGCCCGTGGAGGCGGACTCGATCCGGCGCCCTGGTTGTCCGCCGTGCCCGGGGAGGTCTTGGACAGGCCCACATGGGGTCCCCGTCGTGTCGTCGCCGGCGCGGGGACCGCACTCGTCGCCGGCCGGCGGCTCGGACCCGACGACGGGCACGTGGTCTCGGTCCTTCGGATTCCCGACGGCGTCGCGGCCGACCTGCGACGGATCGAGGCGGGGTTCCAGGGCCAGCGCCAGCTCGAGCTCTACTACGGGCCGCTGCTGGCCAACGGCCTGCTCGTGATCGCGGTGGTGGCCGTGACGGTGGTGGCGGTGCTGGGCACCGTTGCAGCGCGGGACGTGAGCGCACGGCTGCTCGGGCCGCTGGGCGAGCTGGTCGAGGCGACGCGACGCGTGGGGGCCGGCGATCTCGATCACCGTGTGGGAACCCTGGCGTCGGGAGAGGTCGGCGAGCTCGTCCGGGCCTTCGACGGCATGACCGCGCAACTGGCCGAGAACCGCGAGCGGTTGCGGCGGACCGAGCGACTGGCCGCCTGGCAGGGGATCGCCCGCTCGCTCGCCCACGAGATCAAGAATCCCCTCACACCCATCCAGCTGGCCGTGCACCGTCTCCGGCGACAGGGAGGAGACGAGCGGACCCTGGAATCGCTCGGCGCGATCCAGGAGGAGGTCGGCAACCTGCGCCGGCTGGCCGAGGAGTTCTCGGTCCTGGGACGGCTGCCCGAGCCCCGGATCGTGGCCGTCGGTCTCGGTGCCACCGTCGACCAGGTCGTCGATCTCTACGTGCCCGACGGGGTGACGTCGGAGGTCGACGTCGCCGCAGACCTCCGCGTGCGCGCCGACGCGGGACAGCTCCGGCAGGTCGTCTCGAACCTCGTGAAGAATGCGGTGCAGGCGATGGGGCGGGACGGCCGTCTGCGGGTCGCAGCGCACGTGGACGACGGCGTGGTGATCCTGGAGGTCGACGACGACGGCCCGGGCTTCGGCGATGCAGCGGCGCGCCTGTTCGAGCCGGGGTTCACCACGCGCGAGACCGGGACCGGACTCGGGCTGGCGATCGTACAGCGGATCGTCGAGGATCACGGGGGGGACATCGAGGCCACGACGTCGCCGTGGGGCGGAGCCCGTTTCCGTGTCCGGTGGCCGTCGGCCGAGCCGCCCGAGGAGGACCGATCGTGAGCGAGGCGGGCGCACGCATCGTCGTCGTCGACGACGAGCCGAACATCCGGCGCCTGCTCGCGGGTGTGCTGTCGGACGAGGGCCACGAGTGCACCACGGTGGCCTCGGTCGAGGAACTCCGCGGTGCGCTGGGTGAGGAGCCGGCCGATCTGGTCCTGCTCGACGTCTGCCTGCCCGGTGAGGACGGCATGCACTGGCTCGGCGAGCACGTCCGCGGAGACCGCGCCGAGGCCGGAGCCGTGATCATGATGAGCGGCCACGGAACCATCGATCTCGCCCTCAAGGCGGTTCGCCTGGGAGCGGTGGACTTCCTCGAGAAACCGATCACCGGCGACCGCCTGCTGCTGTCGGTGGAGAACGCACTCGCGCTGTCGACGCTGCGGCGCGAGAACGAGCGACTGCGGCGTGGCCGGGCCGCCGCGGCCATGATCGGCGAGAGCCGGGCGATGCAGGCCCTGCACTCCGCGATCGATCGCGCGGCCCCGACCGATGCCACCGTGTTGGTCAGTGGAGAGAACGGGACGGGCAAGGAACTCGTCGCCGCGGCCTTGCACCAGGCGTCGAAGCGGGCGCGGAGCCCCTACGTCCAGCTCAACTGCGCGGCGATCCCTTCGACCCTGCTCGAGAGCGAGCTCTTCGGTCACGACGCGGGAGCGTTCACCGGAGCCCAGCGCGTGCATCGTGGGCACTTCGAGCGGGCCCATCGGGGAACGCTGCTGCTCGACGAGATCGG contains the following coding sequences:
- a CDS encoding 2-oxoglutarate dehydrogenase E1 component; this encodes MTTTRPRRRSTGANDPTLPDDWHDPLAVAYRRWAHLHATIDPLARIERAVHPDIEDLLDTADDDRRARLERSYAGSIGAEFMHIGDRERAVWIARALEDDEVEALDRDRMLRRLMEAELFERFLHRRYVGSKRYSLEGAAGLIPMLDTILDGAASAQAELALLGMSHRGRLTVMVETVGVPHASLFAGLEDVDPRSTLGSGDVKYHMGATGVHRRPEGGEVRVHLASNPSHLEAVNPVVAGRARARQTRLGEQGPSRVIPICLHGDAAFAGQGITSETLNMAELPGYDVGGTIHVIVNNLIGFTAEPVSLHSSRYASDAAKRLEIPILHVNGEDLAAIERAGRIAFEYRQRFGDDVLIDLIGYRRYGHSEVEDPTTTSPTLYEKIGRRGLLYEQVAEQWDVPSETVDAMRKEIEQRYSTALDEGRSAERRPVFRQMPYYWDEYEGGQYDPDDEVATAVDAEALDAVADALGTTPEGFTVHRKVQKFVGQRVAMVRGEAPLDYGTAEACAFGALLREGRLVRLSGQDSRRGTFNHRNAALLDAETGQSHVPLAGLATGDACFEIIDSPLSEAAVLGFEYGFSRDYPDGLIAWEAQFGDFANGGQIIIDQFLAAGEDKWSLLSGLVLLLPHGYEGQGPEHSSARLERFLQLASEHNIQIVQPSTAAQYFHLLRRQALRKWRKPLVVFTPKGMLRSKASSSPREELIDGAFRPVLVDAAGGEVQRVLLCSGKIVHELRAEREKRGAEDTAIVCIEQLYPFPEQRIQAALRAWPDARQVVWVQEEPANMGALAFVRPELQRLAGGRHVTTVKRSASASPATGSNKAHRMEQEALIRLAFA
- a CDS encoding HAMP domain-containing sensor histidine kinase; this encodes MDGLQLALAITATLGLAAVLVLLLRTRGLRRRLLLALALASLLPSATVAVVLALNARSVLAVLDAPGPQSAVDGGLGLARAYLEEGGRDLHHRTDAWVRALAEGRSPVVERPGHTGWRLVDVPEARGGGLDPAPWLSAVPGEVLDRPTWGPRRVVAGAGTALVAGRRLGPDDGHVVSVLRIPDGVAADLRRIEAGFQGQRQLELYYGPLLANGLLVIAVVAVTVVAVLGTVAARDVSARLLGPLGELVEATRRVGAGDLDHRVGTLASGEVGELVRAFDGMTAQLAENRERLRRTERLAAWQGIARSLAHEIKNPLTPIQLAVHRLRRQGGDERTLESLGAIQEEVGNLRRLAEEFSVLGRLPEPRIVAVGLGATVDQVVDLYVPDGVTSEVDVAADLRVRADAGQLRQVVSNLVKNAVQAMGRDGRLRVAAHVDDGVVILEVDDDGPGFGDAAARLFEPGFTTRETGTGLGLAIVQRIVEDHGGDIEATTSPWGGARFRVRWPSAEPPEEDRS
- a CDS encoding sigma-54 dependent transcriptional regulator, whose product is MSEAGARIVVVDDEPNIRRLLAGVLSDEGHECTTVASVEELRGALGEEPADLVLLDVCLPGEDGMHWLGEHVRGDRAEAGAVIMMSGHGTIDLALKAVRLGAVDFLEKPITGDRLLLSVENALALSTLRRENERLRRGRAAAAMIGESRAMQALHSAIDRAAPTDATVLVSGENGTGKELVAAALHQASKRARSPYVQLNCAAIPSTLLESELFGHDAGAFTGAQRVHRGHFERAHRGTLLLDEIGDMPLELQAKLLRVLEDGKVTRLGSETARRVDVRLVASTHRDLRRRVDQGTFREDLYYRLAVLEIRVPALRERDDDVERLGRHFLEHFGREFGRHVPELTDEASAVLRDHPWPGNVRELRNAMARVVALTDAPEIAAGTLRSILSPTPVRETAQQVDVPTLQAAL